One part of the Granulicella arctica genome encodes these proteins:
- a CDS encoding DUF5522 domain-containing protein, producing the protein MSNEEQPAENASQEPQETPPAELAPEDFYYEGPYLVFTAAYHRKRGYCCNSNCRHCPYR; encoded by the coding sequence ATGTCGAACGAAGAACAGCCCGCAGAGAACGCATCCCAGGAGCCGCAGGAGACGCCTCCAGCCGAACTCGCGCCGGAAGACTTCTACTATGAAGGCCCATACCTCGTCTTCACCGCCGCATATCATCGCAAGCGCGGCTACTGTTGCAACTCGAACTGTCGCCACTGCCCGTATCGTTGA
- a CDS encoding KdsC family phosphatase: MSMSPEDRARKIKVIIFDVDGVLTDGQIFVIPGPDGKGIEAKGFAAHDGLGISLARLGGLRVGIITKRNSQTVAIRANDLKLEFIYQGQHHKLSAMNEIVVKAGIAVDELAYVGDDIVDLPILRVCGLAIATANARAEVKSSCHYTTPNPGGQGAGRDAIDFILKAQGSLERVIEQYLDAENPVAQQADVGTGNM, encoded by the coding sequence ATGTCCATGAGCCCGGAAGACCGCGCCCGCAAAATCAAAGTCATCATCTTCGACGTCGACGGTGTCCTCACCGACGGCCAGATCTTCGTCATCCCCGGCCCCGACGGCAAGGGAATCGAAGCCAAAGGCTTCGCAGCCCACGACGGCCTCGGCATCTCCCTCGCCCGGCTCGGCGGCCTCCGCGTCGGCATCATCACCAAGCGCAACTCCCAGACCGTAGCCATTCGAGCCAACGACCTCAAGCTCGAATTCATCTACCAGGGCCAACACCACAAGCTCTCTGCAATGAACGAGATAGTCGTCAAAGCAGGCATCGCCGTCGATGAGCTCGCCTACGTCGGAGACGACATCGTCGACCTCCCCATCCTCCGCGTCTGCGGCCTCGCCATCGCCACCGCCAACGCCCGCGCCGAGGTCAAATCCTCCTGCCACTACACCACCCCCAACCCCGGCGGACAAGGCGCCGGACGCGACGCCATCGACTTCATCCTCAAAGCCCAGGGCTCCCTCGAAAGAGTCATCGAGCAATACCTAGACGCCGAAAACCCCGTCGCCCAGCAAGCCGACGTAGGCACAGGAAATATGTAG
- a CDS encoding VWA domain-containing protein: MTKLTVRAMGRSGVAAMLIGLLVGTPLSGWAQQQGGNGTFTLKVQSDIVLTNVVVRDKKTGNIVKGLKESDFTILENNKPQKIASFDYQNVDEAAVLHEKSTVSGKATIADLLNPHLAADSGELKDHRLIVMFFDLSSMQPEDLDRAVEAAQDYINKKMQPADLVALVSMSTGLSMDHDFTSDKTALLAGVAAYNGTEGTGFSNGNEGGTSAGTADDASSFTADDSEYNALNTDRELYAIRTIAKSLERVDQRKSLLYFSGGLTRQGIENQASMRAATNEAVKANLAIYSVDSRGLQALPPVGDASTGSQRGTSAYSGAAMQSQLSSNFGSQEVLATLSSDTGGKAFFDSNDFAPAFQQIQHDTEAYYILGFHSTNTARDGSFRHLTVKLNRTDVKLDYRPGYYAPADFQHAKNEDRELQLTEQLRSDLPATDVAVYLQALYFRLEDNKFFVPISIIVPGSQIPFVTNKDRDKATIDIIGQVKNAENIPVGDVRDTVKLALDASQQVKRKNIQYSTGFTLAPGRYHLKFVVRENQTGAMGSFETDLQVPDLRKSPLKLSSIVLSSQQSPNNAKRSQNLLIRDGVEWIPNVPHVFRQDQHLYFLYEVYDPAKQKGAPAQAASPGLTRRESGPVRVLTSIEFLKDGTKVYETPLVSATAINIPERNAVAFQFDVPLTQLKPGTYVCQVNVIDDAGGSYSFPRLALMVTAPAVPTAASPAAASVSAPTP; this comes from the coding sequence ATGACAAAGTTGACGGTGCGAGCGATGGGGCGAAGCGGGGTTGCGGCTATGCTGATTGGGCTGCTTGTGGGAACGCCGCTGTCTGGATGGGCGCAGCAGCAGGGCGGTAATGGAACGTTCACGCTGAAGGTGCAGAGCGACATCGTCCTGACGAACGTGGTGGTGCGGGACAAGAAGACCGGGAACATCGTAAAGGGGTTGAAGGAGAGCGACTTCACGATTCTCGAAAATAACAAGCCGCAGAAGATCGCCAGCTTCGATTATCAGAATGTGGACGAGGCTGCGGTGCTGCACGAGAAGTCTACCGTCAGCGGGAAGGCTACGATCGCGGATCTGCTGAACCCGCATCTTGCGGCGGACTCAGGCGAGCTGAAGGACCATCGGCTGATCGTGATGTTCTTCGACCTGAGCAGCATGCAGCCGGAGGATCTCGACCGCGCGGTGGAAGCGGCGCAGGACTACATCAACAAGAAGATGCAGCCTGCCGATCTGGTGGCGCTGGTGAGCATGTCGACTGGTCTGAGCATGGACCATGACTTTACCTCCGACAAGACTGCGCTGCTGGCGGGCGTGGCTGCCTACAACGGCACGGAGGGCACCGGCTTCTCGAATGGCAATGAGGGCGGCACTTCGGCGGGGACGGCGGACGATGCCTCTTCGTTCACGGCGGACGATAGTGAATACAACGCGTTGAATACGGACCGTGAGCTGTATGCGATTCGGACAATTGCGAAGAGCCTGGAGCGGGTGGACCAGCGTAAGAGCCTGCTGTACTTCAGCGGTGGGTTGACGCGGCAGGGTATCGAAAATCAGGCGAGCATGCGTGCAGCGACGAACGAGGCGGTGAAGGCGAACCTTGCGATCTACAGCGTGGACTCGCGTGGGTTGCAGGCGCTGCCTCCGGTGGGCGACGCTTCGACGGGAAGCCAGCGCGGGACCTCTGCGTACAGCGGTGCGGCGATGCAGAGCCAGTTGAGCTCCAACTTTGGATCGCAGGAGGTGCTGGCTACGCTCTCGTCCGATACCGGCGGCAAGGCGTTCTTCGATTCGAACGACTTCGCTCCTGCCTTCCAGCAGATTCAGCATGACACGGAGGCGTACTACATCCTCGGGTTCCACTCGACAAACACGGCGCGTGATGGAAGTTTCAGGCACCTTACGGTGAAGCTGAACCGTACCGATGTGAAGCTCGACTATCGGCCTGGGTACTATGCGCCCGCCGACTTTCAACATGCTAAGAACGAGGATCGCGAGCTACAGTTGACCGAACAGTTGCGCAGCGATCTGCCGGCAACCGATGTTGCGGTCTATCTTCAGGCGCTGTACTTCCGGTTGGAGGACAATAAGTTCTTCGTTCCGATCTCGATCATTGTGCCGGGCTCGCAGATTCCATTCGTCACGAATAAGGATCGCGACAAGGCGACGATCGACATTATCGGCCAGGTGAAGAACGCGGAAAATATTCCTGTCGGCGACGTTCGCGATACGGTGAAGCTGGCGCTGGACGCTTCGCAGCAGGTGAAACGGAAGAACATTCAATACTCGACGGGCTTCACGCTTGCGCCGGGAAGATACCATTTGAAGTTCGTCGTTCGAGAGAACCAGACGGGCGCGATGGGCAGCTTCGAGACCGATCTACAGGTTCCCGATCTGCGGAAGAGCCCGCTCAAGCTGAGCTCGATCGTGCTGTCCAGCCAGCAGTCGCCGAACAATGCCAAGCGATCGCAGAACCTCTTGATACGCGATGGTGTGGAGTGGATTCCGAATGTGCCGCATGTCTTCCGGCAGGACCAGCATCTCTATTTTCTGTATGAGGTTTATGATCCGGCGAAGCAGAAGGGTGCTCCGGCACAGGCTGCGTCGCCTGGCCTGACGCGGCGCGAGAGCGGACCGGTGCGGGTGCTGACCAGCATCGAGTTTCTGAAGGATGGGACGAAGGTCTACGAGACGCCGCTGGTTTCGGCGACGGCGATCAACATTCCGGAACGCAATGCGGTGGCGTTCCAGTTCGATGTACCGCTGACGCAGCTTAAACCGGGCACCTATGTCTGCCAGGTGAATGTGATCGACGATGCTGGTGGGAGTTATAGCTTTCCTCGTCTTGCGCTGATGGTGACTGCTCCTGCCGTGCCTACCGCGGCTTCTCCAGCTGCAGCTTCGGTGAGCGCTCCCACTCCGTAA
- a CDS encoding tetratricopeptide repeat protein produces the protein MCPLKPLPSTLLLILSLCLFSAPLFAQDKNLSEADRARRHEDAQWQTVQQHLPDPSSASPVSLEVQGDLLRIRRFPEDALDYYGYAVKRGGNSAALMNKIGLTQMELRNFVLAEGYFRQAIKLDRRDERGWNNLAAIEFLQREYGAAISDYKHAIKLNRKTAVFHANLSAAYFELKNYKNARHEVDEALTLDPQVFHHSNGAGVEAHILSVEDHARFSFEMAKLYAQHGDEVEMLHALAMACESGFDVAGNMAKDPTLAKYKNDPRVALIIMTAKALHLNTTPVLTSAATLAPHSGPGVETR, from the coding sequence ATGTGCCCTCTGAAGCCACTTCCCTCTACTCTTCTTCTGATTCTGAGCCTCTGCCTGTTCTCTGCCCCGTTGTTTGCTCAGGATAAAAACCTCAGTGAGGCCGACCGAGCGCGTCGGCATGAAGACGCGCAATGGCAGACCGTCCAACAACATTTGCCTGATCCCTCTAGTGCCTCACCTGTAAGTCTGGAGGTGCAGGGCGATCTGCTTCGGATACGCCGCTTTCCGGAGGATGCGCTGGACTACTACGGTTACGCGGTGAAACGTGGCGGCAACTCCGCTGCCCTGATGAACAAGATCGGCCTGACGCAGATGGAGCTTCGCAACTTTGTGCTTGCTGAGGGATACTTTCGACAGGCGATCAAGCTGGATCGGCGGGATGAGAGGGGATGGAATAACCTTGCTGCGATTGAGTTTCTGCAACGCGAGTACGGTGCTGCCATCAGCGATTACAAACATGCGATCAAACTGAATCGCAAGACGGCTGTCTTCCATGCGAATCTCAGTGCGGCTTACTTTGAGCTAAAGAACTACAAGAACGCTCGGCATGAGGTGGATGAGGCCCTGACACTGGACCCGCAGGTCTTTCACCATAGCAATGGCGCGGGGGTTGAGGCCCATATCCTGTCGGTGGAGGACCATGCACGATTTTCCTTCGAGATGGCGAAGCTCTATGCGCAGCACGGCGATGAGGTGGAGATGCTGCATGCGCTGGCGATGGCATGTGAGAGCGGCTTCGATGTCGCTGGGAATATGGCGAAAGATCCTACGTTAGCGAAGTACAAGAATGACCCGCGTGTCGCACTCATCATCATGACCGCGAAGGCGTTGCATTTGAATACCACTCCCGTCCTGACGAGCGCGGCGACGTTGGCTCCGCATTCCGGTCCCGGAGTGGAAACGCGCTGA
- a CDS encoding DEAD/DEAH box helicase, whose protein sequence is MQIPKELAWAHPVTAEWFVKKFGTPTEPQTHGWPSILAGEATLISAPTGSGKTLTAFLVCIDKLLRQSIEGSLSPCTQVIYVSPLKALSNDIQKNLDGPLAEIQQLALERGYLSTGIRTGVRTGDTLPKERAAMLRHPPHILVTTPESLYILLTAGKSREHLRRVHTVIVDEIHAIADDKRGAHLALSLERLEALVCGENKLSPGASLTGLDQPPQRIGLSATQNPIELVAHFLTGVHEGRKPATIIQVGQRRELDIAIEVPSDELGSVTTTGMWEEIFDKLAAHAQNHRSTLVFVNTRRLVEKISFALAERLGSEHVAAHHGSLSRTLRLDAEQRLKRGEIKILIATASLELGIDIGDIDLVCQIATTRAVAVAMQRVGRAGHWRGAIPKGRLFATTRDDLLEQAALIRKMRAGELDQLEIPPQPIDVLIQQIVAACGAESWDQDALYNIVRRAYSYRNLTREHFDELITLLNHGIESSRGRYGAYLIHDGIQGQLHPRRGARMIAISNGGAIPDVALYSVILQPEGVQIATLDEHFAVDSSPGDVILLGNASWRIQRIEAAGRVLVEDAHGAPPSLPFWEGEAPQRTAVLCDGVGELREQISALTSNTSPGYISPAQPEVAAVIAWLMETCGVCESGALQLITYIVTGRAVLGAVPSKTTIIAERFFDEGGGMQLILHAPFGGRVNKAWGLALRKRFCRGFNFELQAAATDNGINISLAEQHSFPLSDVFQFLTEHTAQELLEQAAIASPIFKNRWRWAAGRSLQLLRFSKGKRIAPQIQRTRSEDLMASVFPQAAACFETLVGDIQIPDHPLVREVMQDVLHEAMDLDGLIQVLRGIQDGSIRCLAVDTPVPSQFAHELLNANPYAFLDDAGLEERRARAVSLRRTLPDSVLQEAGRLDQHAIDTVRRECWPDLRDEHELHDLLQSLVALPLSTIDTDDARHWPTFYERLTRTGRAQTIDCNGTPCWIATEQLPAVTVLWDLPIHAIKTVTKEDAIKRCVQGWLQILGPTTANDLAKRLSLAAADVYQAFLAMEMQGLLLRGNFERPATTDDCEIEWCERRILQRIHRLTLGTLRKQVEPVTPAVYMRWLLGWQHLAPQTQLSGEEGVLEALSQLEGFEAPAIEWERTLLPSRIANYDPRWLDQLCLSGAVGWGRVSPHPAWSTGDGAAPRRVIPTNAAPVTFYIRDSADWLPHALAQQCVEEAKLQQALSPEALQLRTLLQQRGACFSNDIQRILDLTRTQTQHALWELATAGLAAADGFDQLRIMMDPRRKPTTAAPNKKTRSSAGRWSLFNEELHAASSVIERARRTDAALESAARMLLTRYGVLFRDLLARESNAPKWRDLLGILRRLEARGEIRGGRFVTGFGGEQFALPQAVESLRSARHRDSLDILTVAAADPMNLAGIVVPGERIAAVPGRQVRYRNGVVFEEEPATSSRDATQPDIEGITPVVLPTAEPSALRLF, encoded by the coding sequence ATGCAAATTCCCAAGGAATTAGCGTGGGCTCACCCCGTAACAGCCGAATGGTTCGTCAAAAAGTTCGGCACCCCCACCGAGCCGCAAACCCACGGCTGGCCCAGCATCCTCGCGGGAGAAGCGACCCTCATCTCCGCCCCCACCGGCTCCGGAAAGACCCTCACCGCCTTCCTCGTCTGCATCGACAAGCTCCTTCGCCAGTCCATCGAAGGCTCTCTAAGTCCATGCACGCAAGTCATTTACGTCTCACCCCTCAAAGCCCTCTCGAACGACATCCAGAAGAACCTCGACGGCCCGCTCGCCGAGATCCAACAGCTCGCCCTCGAGCGCGGCTATCTCTCCACCGGCATCCGCACCGGCGTTCGCACCGGCGATACGCTCCCCAAAGAGCGTGCCGCAATGCTCAGGCATCCACCACACATCCTCGTCACCACGCCTGAATCGCTCTACATCCTCCTCACCGCCGGCAAATCCCGCGAGCACCTCCGCCGCGTCCACACCGTCATCGTCGACGAGATCCACGCCATCGCCGACGACAAGCGCGGCGCCCACCTAGCCCTTTCTTTAGAGCGCCTCGAAGCCCTCGTCTGCGGCGAAAACAAGCTCTCCCCCGGAGCCTCCCTCACCGGCCTCGATCAGCCTCCGCAACGCATCGGCCTCTCCGCTACGCAGAATCCCATCGAACTCGTCGCCCACTTCCTCACCGGCGTCCACGAGGGCCGCAAGCCCGCCACCATCATCCAGGTCGGCCAGCGCCGCGAGCTTGACATCGCCATCGAGGTCCCTAGCGACGAGCTCGGCTCCGTCACCACAACCGGTATGTGGGAGGAGATCTTCGACAAACTAGCCGCCCACGCACAAAATCACCGCTCGACACTCGTCTTCGTCAACACACGCCGCCTCGTGGAGAAAATCTCCTTCGCTTTAGCCGAGCGCCTCGGCTCCGAACACGTCGCCGCACACCACGGCTCACTCTCCCGCACCCTGCGTCTCGATGCCGAGCAGCGTTTGAAGCGCGGCGAGATCAAAATCCTCATCGCCACCGCATCGCTTGAGCTCGGCATCGACATCGGCGACATCGACCTCGTCTGCCAGATCGCCACCACCCGCGCCGTCGCCGTGGCCATGCAGCGCGTAGGCCGAGCCGGCCACTGGCGCGGAGCCATCCCCAAGGGCCGCCTCTTCGCAACAACCCGCGACGATCTCCTCGAACAAGCCGCGCTCATCCGTAAAATGCGTGCAGGCGAGCTTGATCAGCTCGAGATTCCACCGCAACCCATCGACGTGCTGATACAACAAATCGTCGCCGCCTGCGGAGCCGAGTCCTGGGATCAGGACGCGCTCTACAACATCGTCCGCCGCGCCTACTCCTATCGCAACCTCACCCGCGAGCACTTCGACGAGCTCATCACACTCCTCAACCACGGCATCGAATCCAGCCGTGGCCGCTACGGCGCGTATCTGATACACGACGGCATCCAGGGCCAGCTCCATCCGCGTCGCGGAGCGCGCATGATTGCCATCTCAAACGGCGGAGCCATCCCCGACGTAGCCCTCTACAGCGTCATCCTGCAACCCGAAGGCGTGCAGATCGCCACCCTCGACGAGCACTTCGCCGTCGACTCCAGCCCCGGCGACGTCATCCTTCTTGGCAACGCCAGTTGGCGCATCCAGCGCATCGAAGCCGCTGGCCGCGTGCTCGTCGAAGACGCACACGGAGCGCCGCCAAGTCTGCCGTTCTGGGAGGGCGAAGCCCCGCAGCGCACCGCCGTCCTCTGCGATGGTGTCGGCGAACTCCGCGAGCAGATCTCCGCCCTCACGTCGAACACATCGCCCGGCTACATCTCTCCCGCGCAACCCGAAGTAGCAGCCGTGATCGCATGGCTCATGGAGACCTGTGGCGTCTGTGAAAGCGGAGCACTGCAACTCATCACCTACATCGTCACCGGTCGCGCCGTCCTCGGAGCCGTCCCCTCAAAGACCACCATCATCGCCGAACGCTTCTTCGACGAAGGCGGCGGCATGCAGCTCATCCTGCACGCGCCCTTCGGCGGACGCGTCAACAAAGCCTGGGGGCTAGCCCTGCGCAAGCGCTTCTGCCGCGGCTTCAACTTCGAGCTACAGGCAGCAGCGACAGACAACGGCATCAACATCTCGCTCGCCGAGCAACACAGCTTTCCCCTCTCTGACGTCTTCCAGTTCCTCACCGAACACACCGCACAGGAGCTGCTCGAGCAAGCCGCCATCGCTTCGCCGATCTTCAAAAATCGCTGGCGCTGGGCCGCAGGCCGCAGCCTGCAACTGCTGCGCTTCTCGAAGGGAAAACGCATCGCTCCACAGATCCAGCGCACGCGCTCCGAAGACCTCATGGCCAGCGTCTTCCCGCAAGCCGCTGCCTGCTTCGAGACCCTCGTCGGCGACATCCAAATCCCCGACCATCCCCTCGTCCGCGAGGTCATGCAGGATGTCCTGCACGAGGCCATGGACCTCGATGGCCTCATCCAAGTGCTCCGTGGCATTCAGGACGGAAGCATCCGTTGCCTCGCCGTCGACACGCCCGTGCCATCGCAGTTCGCACATGAGCTGCTCAACGCAAACCCTTATGCGTTCCTCGATGACGCCGGACTCGAAGAACGCCGCGCCCGCGCCGTGTCCCTGCGCCGCACACTGCCAGACAGCGTGCTTCAAGAAGCAGGCAGGCTCGATCAGCACGCAATCGACACCGTCCGGCGCGAGTGCTGGCCCGACCTCCGCGATGAGCATGAGTTGCACGACCTCCTGCAAAGCCTCGTCGCACTCCCGCTCTCTACAATCGATACCGACGACGCCCGCCATTGGCCAACCTTCTACGAGCGCCTCACGCGCACAGGCCGCGCCCAAACCATCGATTGCAACGGAACCCCATGCTGGATCGCAACCGAACAACTTCCCGCCGTCACAGTTCTGTGGGATTTACCAATTCATGCAATCAAAACAGTTACAAAAGAAGACGCCATCAAGAGATGTGTTCAAGGATGGTTACAAATTTTAGGCCCAACAACTGCAAATGACCTCGCGAAGCGTCTCTCCCTCGCCGCTGCCGATGTCTACCAGGCATTTCTAGCGATGGAGATGCAAGGCTTGCTTCTACGCGGCAACTTTGAGCGGCCCGCAACCACGGACGACTGCGAGATCGAGTGGTGCGAGCGCCGCATCCTCCAGCGCATCCATCGCCTGACCCTCGGCACCCTGCGTAAGCAGGTCGAACCCGTCACGCCCGCCGTCTACATGCGCTGGCTGCTCGGCTGGCAGCATCTCGCTCCGCAGACACAGCTCAGTGGGGAAGAAGGCGTCCTCGAAGCACTCTCGCAACTGGAAGGCTTCGAAGCGCCCGCAATCGAATGGGAGCGCACGCTCCTCCCATCGCGCATCGCCAACTACGATCCCCGTTGGCTCGACCAGCTCTGCCTCTCCGGTGCCGTAGGCTGGGGCCGCGTCTCACCACATCCAGCCTGGTCGACAGGCGACGGAGCCGCGCCACGCCGCGTGATCCCCACAAACGCCGCGCCCGTCACCTTCTACATTCGCGACTCCGCCGATTGGCTGCCCCACGCACTCGCCCAGCAATGTGTCGAAGAGGCAAAGCTGCAACAGGCGCTCAGTCCCGAAGCGTTACAGCTCCGCACCCTTCTCCAGCAGCGCGGAGCCTGCTTCTCGAACGACATACAACGCATCCTCGACCTCACACGGACACAGACGCAGCACGCCCTATGGGAGCTCGCAACCGCTGGCCTCGCCGCCGCCGATGGCTTCGACCAGCTCCGCATCATGATGGACCCGCGCCGCAAACCCACAACAGCGGCTCCCAACAAGAAGACCCGCAGCTCGGCTGGACGGTGGTCATTATTCAACGAAGAACTCCACGCCGCATCCTCTGTTATAGAGCGAGCACGCCGCACCGACGCCGCACTCGAATCCGCGGCTCGCATGCTGCTGACGCGCTACGGAGTCCTCTTTCGCGACCTGCTCGCACGAGAGTCCAACGCCCCCAAATGGCGCGACCTCCTCGGTATTTTGCGCCGATTGGAGGCACGCGGCGAAATCCGTGGCGGCCGCTTCGTCACCGGCTTTGGCGGCGAGCAGTTCGCTCTTCCGCAAGCCGTCGAAAGCCTCCGCTCCGCCCGCCATCGCGACTCGCTGGACATCCTCACCGTCGCAGCCGCCGATCCTATGAACCTCGCCGGGATCGTCGTACCCGGCGAGCGCATCGCCGCGGTGCCGGGAAGACAGGTCCGTTATCGCAACGGAGTAGTCTTCGAGGAAGAGCCTGCCACATCATCACGCGATGCAACGCAGCCGGACATCGAAGGCATCACCCCCGTAGTTCTCCCCACAGCAGAACCATCCGCTCTAAGATTGTTCTAA